A window of Ictalurus furcatus strain D&B chromosome 18, Billie_1.0, whole genome shotgun sequence contains these coding sequences:
- the fabp6 gene encoding gastrotropin — protein MAFSGKWETESQQGYEDFCKLLGIPADVIEKGRDYKLVTEVVQNGNEFSWTQHYPANHSVTNKFAIGKECDMETIGGKKFKATVTMEGDKLRTQFPNYNHVVEISGGKLVETSTATSAKGPVVLIRTSKKI, from the exons ATGGCATTCTCTGGCAAGTGGGAGACTGAAAGTCAGCAGGGATATGAGGACTTCTGCAAACTTCTTG GTATCCCTGCTGATGTGATTGAGAAGGGTCGTGATTACAAACTTGTGACGGAGGTGGTTCAGAACGGTAATGAGTTCTCTTGGACTCAGCATTACCCAGCCAACCACAGCGTCACCAACAAATTTGCTATTGGCAAGGAATGCGACATGGAGACCATCGGAGGAAAGAAGTTTAAG GCAACCGTCACCATGGAAGGGGACAAGCTGAGGACACAATTTCCCAACTACAACCACGTAGTTGAGATCAGCGGCGGGAAGCTGGTTGAG ACTTCCACGGCCACGTCAGCTAAAGGTCCAGTTGTCCTGATCCGAACCAGCAAAAAAATCTAA
- the pwwp2a gene encoding PWWP domain-containing protein 2A yields the protein MAAVAAEPGAAAASTTTVGDGLEYEAEPGEHVAGLEPDSAAGFVSKMELCHQAESVDAAQECSQVRMEMRRPDLRVAGKALRVHAEDGHSDTYERVLTDCMHNDTEVAEERLKESFSPNAPAAHNEVSPHESIACFPPCSGSGHDPSTVFSHSVPARAVLETETVTETDEPAHSNLESVCPADLEHDFLGSETVSEPEAACDAPCSDFRPAEDAFHERPQSPKSQSTSSEETSFRESVAQSCTSDSSNISSKDSVQFPAEIEHPHTSSEPEDESLVGCDSGVGAESEQKLCAETVDRPPEAICGLVPGSEVRVSLDHIIDDALVVSFRLGEKIFSGVLMDLSKRFGPYGIPITVFPKREYKDKPESMQLKTEAFQSENEKGVAQGTPDILSEEPVQGPSVAQPSPNPEPKPWTVKPPPLFQEGAPYPPPLFIRDTYNQSLPQPPPRKIKRPKRRLYREEPTSIMNAIKLRPRQVLCDKCKGAVVQGEKRETRRGPISDCRSDDAKRRRNESTAPGAGKRPRNDARSEDRSRLADLPKRQAAAIRVTSSTPSSLGQSQVKGTAAGSRVIKGVSATAPASANSRVQLSAKKVLQSKNVDHSKAREVLKMAKAQKRQSDSVTGGSGNTKAMTRAAALQEAHQKVHFTRRLQQISGGGPGMSNPLPPRMRIKPQRYRNEENDSSSCKPPCLEKVPGGGRLTLPKLAAPRCTSTRSAGQATAAAEPQGPDGELARPKSQPISQSPSDHSKPQPESEEQGQEMHGSKAGNLVVYMTLKPRQPDSSSTSMCSVDSADDLKSSNSECSSTETLDFPPPGDFRSASAPGTSSTFISASSSAPKDSKKRSKSLKAAVFSKNVSKCVALDGRTICVGDIVWAKILGFPWWPARILAITVSRKDNGLLVRQEARVSWFGSPTTSFLAITQLAPFLENFQSRFDKKRKGLYRKAITEAAKAAKQLTPEVRALLTQFET from the exons ATGGCGGCCGTGGCTGCGGAGCCAGGAGCTGCTGCTGcatcaacaacaacagtggGGGACGGGCTCGAGTACGAAGCGGAGCCTGGTGAGCATGTGGCCGGCTTAGAGCCCGACTCGGCAGCGGGCTTCGTCTCAAAAATGGAGCTGTGTCACCAGGCTGAGAGTGTGGATGCAGCTCAGGAATGCAGTCAGGTCCGAATGGAAATGAGAAGGCCGGACCTGCGAGTCGCGGGAAAAGCGCTCCGTGTGCACGCAGAGGATGGACACAGCGACACGTACGAGCGCGTGCTCACGGACTGTATGCATAACGACACTGAGGTTGCAGAGGAGCGCCTGAAAGAGTCGTTTTCTCCAAACGCGCCGGCTGCTCATAACGAGGTCAGTCCACATGAGTCCATCGCCTGCTTTCCGCCCTGCTCCGGTTCAGGTCATGATCCCTCCACCGTTTTCTCGCATTCTGTCCCCGCTCGAGCCGTTCTTGAAACAGAGACTGTGACTGAAACAGACGAACCAGCCCACAGTAATCTGGAATCCGTGTGCCCTGCTGATCTGGAGCATGATTTCCTAGGATCAGAGACAGTCTCGGAGCCCGAAGCTGCATGTGATGCTCCTTGCTCCGACTTCAGACCTGCAGAGGATGCTTTCCATGAACGCCCTCAGTCTCCCAAGTCGCAGTCCACTTCATCAGAAGAGACGTCGTTTAGAGAATCGGTAGCACAGAGTTGCACAAGTGACTCTTCTAACATCTCCAGTAAGGACTCTGTCCAATTTCCAGCAGAGATCGAGCATCCTCACACCTCCTCAGAACCGGAGGATGAGAGTTTAGTGGGGTGTGACTCGGGTGTCGGCGCAGAGTCTGAGCAGAAACTGTGTGCAGAAACTGTGGACAGACCGCCCGAGGCGATCTGCGGACTCGTACCTGGTTCCGAGGTTCGGGTCTCACTGGATCACATCATCGACGATGCACTTGTTGTGTCGTTTCGTTTAGGCGAGAAGATCTTCTCCGGGGTTCTCATGGACCTTTCCAAAAG ATTTGGACCCTATGGAATTCCAATAACTGTGTTTCCCAAGAGAGAGTACAAGGACAAACCAGAATCTATGCAGCTTAAGACGGAGGCATTCCAGTCAGAGAATGAGAAGGGAGTCGCTCAAGGAACTCCTGACATCCTTTCAGAGGAACCTGTGCAGGGGCCTTCAGTGGCTCAACCCAGTCCTAACCCTGAGCCCAAACCATGGACCGTAAAACCACCCCCTTTGTTTCAGGAGGGGGCTCCTTACCCGCCTCCGCTGTTCATCAGGGACACTTACAACCAGTCGTTACCTCAGCCTCCACCTCGTAAGATCAAAAGGCCGAAGCGCAGATTATACAGAGAGGAGCCCACCTCCATTATGAATGCCATCAAGCTTCGACCAAGACAAGTACTGTGTGATAAATGCAAAGGGGCTGTGGTACAAGGGGAGAAGCGTGAAACTCGCAGAGGCCCTATATCAGACTGCCGGAGTGATGATGCAAAGCGTCGGCGCAATGAGAGCACAGCTCCGGGTGCTGGGAAGCGGCCTCGTAACGATGCGCGCTCAGAGGACAGGAGCCGCTTGGCTGATTTGCCCAAGCGGCAAGCTGCAGCGATACGGGTCACTTCTTCGACCCCATCCAGTCTGGGCCAGAGCCAAGTAAAAGGAACAGCTGCAGGGAGCCGAGTGATTAAAGGAGTGTCCGCCACAGCACCGGCCTCAGCCAATTCCCGAGTCCAACTCAGTGCCAAGAAAGTGCTGCAGAGCAAAAACGTTGACCACTCGAAGGCACGGGAAGTGCTGAAGATGGCCAAAGCACAGAAGAGGCAGAGCGATTCTGTCACTGGCGGCAGCGGTAACACAAAGGCCATGACGAGGGCTGCAGCTCTTCAAGAGGCCCACCAGAAGGTCCACTTCACCCGACGACTGCAGCAGATCAGTGGAGGAGGACCAGGCATGTCCAACCCGCTGCCACCCAGGATGCGCATCAAGCCTCAAAGGTACCGTAATGAAGAAAATGATTCTTCCTCATGTAAGCCACCTTGCTTGGAGAAAGTGCCGGGAGGAGGGCGTTTAACGCTGCCTAAGCTAGCTGCTCCTCGCTGCACCTCCACACGCTCTGCAGGCCAGGCCACTGCCGCTGCAGAGCCTCAGGGTCCAGACGGTGAGTTGGCACGACCCAAATCCCAACCGATCTCCCAGTCACCTTCGGACCACAGCAAACCGCAGCCTGAGTCAGAGGAACAGGGGCAGGAGATGCACGGGAGCAAGGCTGGCAACCTGGTGGTATACATGACCCTGAAACCCAGGCAGCCCGATTCCTCTAGCACCTCCATGTGCAGCGTCGATAGTGCAGATGACTTAAAGTCATCAAACTCTGAGTGTAGCTCGACTGAGACCCTTGACTTCCCTCCTCCTGGCGATTTTCGATCTGCCTCTGCCCCTGGCACATCTTCCACTTTCATCTCTGCCTCTTCCTCTGCTCCCAAGGATTCAAAAAAGCGCAGTAAATCCctcaaagctgcagttttttccAAAAATGTCTCAAAGTGTGTTGCTCTGGATGGCAGGACGATTTGCGTAGGGGACATTGTGTGGGCTAAAATCCTTGGCTTCCCATGGTGGCCTGCCCGCATCTTAGCTATCACAGTGAGCCGCAAAGATAATGGGCTGTTAGTCAGGCAGGAGGCCCGCGTCTCCTGGTTTGGGTCGCCTACCACTTCCTTCCTGGCAATTACTCAGCTGGCCCCCTTTCTAGAAAACTTCCAGTCTCGCTTTGACAAGAAGAGAAAGGGTCTGTACCGTAAAGCCATCACAGAGGCTGCCAAGGCAGCCAAACAGCTCACTCCTGAGGTTCGCGCCTTGCTAACTCAGTTTGAGACGTGA
- the ttc1 gene encoding tetratricopeptide repeat protein 1 — MEGESETLAAMADSLKVSDTVGHPDGQSTRTQEEDCFYDCEETFQAERTSLAVNQTEMTRSEETKNELQTESIRNPDTGEESAQASNPFEGNAATRGHEPLEKDTVLGEGAYERIGEEDERWTDTDSEFKEEATKPSEYDDEYLREAEKNLTEEEKEIRKVKSMALKEKGNAQFKNREYVEAQKLYTDALAVCPVCYSKERSILFSNRAAARMHLEEKTDAISDCTKAIELNPDYVRAILRRAELYEQTEKLDEALEDYKAVLEKDPGIPAAREACCRLPRLIEERNEKLKEEMLGKLKDLGNMILRPFGLSTANFQVKQDDNSGSYSVNFVQNPNNNR, encoded by the exons ATGGAGGGTGAGTCTGAGACATTGGCTGCCATGGCCGATTCCTTGAAGGTCTCAGACACAGTAGGACATCCAGATGGCCAGAGTACTAGAACGCAGGAAGAGGACTGTTTTTATGACTGTGAGGAGACCTTTCAAGCAGAGAGAACGTCACTGGCAGTAAATCAAACAGAGATGACACGCAGTGAAGAGACCAAGAACGAATTACAGACAGAATCCATTCGAAATCCTGACACAGGTGAAGAATCTGCACAGGCTTCTAATCCTTTTGAAGGAAATGCTGCTACAAGGGGACATGAGCCGCTAGAGAAAGATACAGTGCTGGGAGAAGGAGCGTATGAAAGGATTGGAGAGGAAGATGAAAGGTGGACGGACACAGACTCAGAATTCAAGGAGGAGGCAACAAAGCCCAGTGAGTATGATGACGAGTATTTACGAGAAGCAGAGAAAAACCTgacagaagaagagaaggag atcagaaaagtaaagagtaTGGCACTGAAAGAAAAGGGCAATGCACAGTTTAAGAACCGGG AGTATGTAGAGGCTCAGAAATTGTACACTGATGCACTGGCAGTCTGTCCTGTGTGTTACAGCAAAGAGAGGTCCATCCTCTTCTCTAACCGAGCAGCAGCACGCATGCACCTG GAAGAGAAAACAGATGCCATCAGTGACTGCACAAAAG CTATAGAGCTGAACCCAGATTATGTGCGTGCCATTCTACGAAGAGCAGAGCTATATGAGCAGACAGAGAAGCTTGATGAAGCTCTGGAGGACTACAAGGCTGTGCTGGAAAAAGACCCAGGCATCCCGGCAGCAAGAGAAGCCTGCTGT AGATTACCACGACTGATCGAGGAACGAAATGAGAAACTGAAAGAAGAGATGCTGG GTAAACTCAAGGATTTGGGCAACATGATTTTGCGTCCCTTTGGCCTCTCTACTGCCAACTTCCAGGTCAAACAGGATGACAACTCAGGATCCTACTCTGTTAACTTTGTTCAGAATCCCAACAACAACAGATAG